The following proteins come from a genomic window of Ornithinimicrobium cryptoxanthini:
- a CDS encoding glycosyltransferase family 4 protein, whose product MREYLLVLLVAAIFTYAATALVRWLAFAVGAVTPVRARDVHSVPIPRLGGVAMFLGFAAAVAVGSQLPYLSGLFETRELLGVLLGAMIITLLGAVDDVRELDWLTKLAGQVLAGGVMAFFGVLLMSIPVFGVTVLPEPVLVTLTILIVVVSTNAVNFVDGLDGLAAGVVFISAGAFFAWSYLVSHNFDPPNVFSTATFITAALMGCCLGFLPHNFHPARLFMGDAGALLLGLLLSAATISMTGSVDPSSSVAATSAATAILLPLFLPVAIMALPILDMLLAVVRRTRRGDLPWKPDAAHLHHQLLKMGHSHRRAVALLYLWSALLAVGAVSFAFFEPLVTAVVLALLLVVATVLTWQPGRHPTVP is encoded by the coding sequence GTGCGCGAATACCTCCTGGTCCTCCTGGTCGCCGCGATCTTCACGTATGCCGCCACGGCCCTGGTCCGCTGGCTCGCCTTCGCCGTCGGTGCGGTCACGCCGGTCCGGGCCCGGGACGTGCACTCCGTGCCGATCCCGCGCCTCGGTGGGGTGGCCATGTTCCTGGGCTTTGCCGCTGCGGTGGCGGTCGGCAGCCAGCTGCCCTATCTGTCCGGACTGTTTGAGACCCGCGAGCTCCTCGGGGTCCTGCTGGGCGCGATGATCATCACGCTGCTCGGTGCCGTCGACGACGTGCGGGAGCTGGACTGGCTGACCAAGCTCGCCGGTCAGGTGCTGGCCGGCGGCGTCATGGCGTTCTTCGGCGTGCTGCTGATGTCGATCCCGGTCTTCGGGGTGACGGTGCTGCCGGAGCCGGTGCTGGTCACCCTCACCATCCTGATCGTCGTCGTGTCGACCAACGCGGTGAACTTCGTGGACGGGCTCGACGGGCTGGCTGCCGGCGTGGTGTTCATCTCGGCCGGCGCCTTCTTTGCGTGGAGCTATCTGGTCAGCCACAACTTCGACCCGCCCAACGTCTTCAGCACCGCGACCTTCATCACCGCTGCCCTGATGGGGTGCTGCCTGGGCTTCCTGCCGCACAACTTCCACCCCGCGCGGCTGTTCATGGGGGATGCGGGGGCACTGCTGCTCGGGCTGCTGCTGTCGGCGGCGACGATCTCGATGACCGGCAGCGTGGACCCCAGCTCGAGCGTGGCGGCGACGTCGGCGGCCACCGCCATCCTGCTGCCGCTCTTCCTGCCGGTGGCGATCATGGCCCTGCCCATCCTGGACATGCTGCTGGCCGTGGTCCGGCGCACCCGTCGTGGTGACCTGCCGTGGAAGCCGGACGCCGCGCACCTGCACCACCAGCTGCTCAAGATGGGACACAGCCACCGGCGGGCCGTCGCGCTGCTCTATCTGTGGTCGGCCCTCCTCGCGGTCGGCGCCGTCTCGTTTGCCTTCTTCGAGCCGCTCGTGACGGCGGTCGTGCTGGCGCTGCTGCTGGTGGTGGCCACGGTCCTGACCTGGCAACCTGGGCGGCACCCGACGGTCCCGTGA
- the glyA gene encoding serine hydroxymethyltransferase, whose product MSTEVNADTYYGPSFAKLLEQDPEIAGILVSELDRQRAGIQLIASENQTSPAVMAAMGSTLSNKYAEGYPGRRYYGGCAEVDKAEVLAIERAKTLFGADHANVQPHSGASANLAVYGAFTKPGDTVLAMSLAHGGHLTHGFSVSFSGKWFNAVHYGVDKETEDIDYDQVEALAKEHRPKMILAGGSAIPRLIDFERFRAIADEVGALFWVDAAHFIGLVAGQAIPSPVPYADVVTFTTHKVLRGPRGGAIVCKEEHAAKIDRAVFPMMQGGPLMNNVAAKAVNFAECATPDYQAYARSVIANAQALADGLGQRGIRPITGGTDTHLSLHDLQGVGVTGIDAETRCDAAGIVLNKNAIPFDPEKPNIASGIRVGSPSVTTQGMGPEQMDQIADLIHRAVTTTDGDPEHEGARAIRDEVGQLLTSYPAYPAP is encoded by the coding sequence ATGAGCACCGAGGTCAACGCCGACACCTATTACGGACCGAGCTTTGCCAAGCTCCTCGAGCAGGACCCGGAGATCGCCGGGATCCTGGTCAGCGAGCTGGACCGGCAACGAGCCGGGATCCAGCTGATCGCGAGCGAGAACCAGACCTCACCGGCCGTGATGGCCGCGATGGGGTCCACGCTCAGCAACAAGTACGCCGAGGGATATCCCGGGCGGCGCTACTACGGCGGGTGCGCCGAGGTCGACAAGGCCGAGGTGCTGGCCATCGAGCGGGCCAAGACGCTCTTCGGCGCGGACCACGCCAACGTCCAGCCGCACTCCGGGGCGAGCGCGAACCTCGCGGTCTATGGCGCCTTCACCAAGCCCGGCGACACCGTGCTGGCGATGTCGCTCGCGCACGGTGGTCACCTGACCCACGGCTTCTCGGTCTCCTTCTCCGGCAAGTGGTTCAACGCGGTGCACTATGGCGTCGACAAAGAGACCGAGGACATCGACTACGACCAGGTCGAGGCGCTGGCCAAGGAGCACCGGCCCAAGATGATCCTGGCCGGCGGCTCCGCCATCCCGCGGCTGATCGACTTCGAGCGTTTCCGTGCCATCGCCGACGAGGTCGGCGCCCTCTTCTGGGTCGACGCGGCCCACTTCATCGGCCTCGTTGCCGGACAGGCGATCCCGTCGCCGGTGCCCTACGCCGACGTGGTCACGTTCACCACCCACAAGGTGCTGCGCGGGCCGCGCGGCGGTGCGATCGTCTGCAAGGAGGAGCACGCCGCCAAGATCGACCGGGCGGTCTTCCCGATGATGCAGGGCGGTCCGTTGATGAACAACGTGGCGGCCAAGGCGGTCAACTTCGCCGAGTGCGCGACGCCCGACTACCAGGCCTACGCGAGGTCGGTGATCGCCAACGCCCAGGCCCTGGCGGACGGGCTCGGCCAGCGCGGCATCCGCCCGATCACCGGCGGCACCGACACCCACCTGTCGCTGCACGACCTGCAGGGCGTGGGCGTCACCGGCATCGACGCCGAGACCCGGTGTGACGCCGCCGGCATCGTGCTCAACAAGAACGCGATCCCGTTCGACCCGGAGAAGCCCAACATCGCCTCGGGCATCCGCGTCGGCTCGCCGTCGGTCACCACGCAGGGGATGGGCCCCGAGCAGATGGACCAGATCGCGGACCTGATCCACCGGGCGGTCACCACGACCGACGGTGACCCGGAGCACGAGGGTGCCCGGGCGATCCGGGACGAGGTGGGCCAGCTGCTGACCAGCTACCCGGCCTACCCGGCACCCTGA
- a CDS encoding L-threonylcarbamoyladenylate synthase, whose amino-acid sequence MIVDATDPDQVDDALEQAAQVVRAGKVLVLPTDTVYGVGADAFDQVAVAMVLAAKHRGREMPPPVLVGSTRTVDGLATELPMYAKILIRHFWPGALTIVVRAQPTLAWDLGETNGTVALRMPDDAVALRLLSEVGPMAVTSANVTGQPPATTALEAQAQLGGAVALYLDGGVRADSSASTIVDCTGEEPIVLRHGALPAERLREVLGATVLHDSPPSAADEETVADGDADAAGEDVVEDAATDGRVRGLHVVAGVRPSGLPVRSGDHRTVPAHHSLQ is encoded by the coding sequence GTGATTGTGGATGCCACCGACCCCGACCAGGTCGACGACGCACTCGAGCAGGCTGCCCAGGTGGTCCGCGCGGGCAAGGTCCTCGTGCTGCCGACCGACACTGTGTATGGCGTGGGTGCCGACGCCTTTGACCAGGTCGCCGTTGCCATGGTGCTGGCGGCCAAGCACCGTGGGCGGGAGATGCCTCCTCCGGTCCTGGTGGGCAGCACCCGGACCGTGGACGGGCTGGCGACCGAGCTGCCGATGTATGCCAAGATCCTGATCCGCCACTTCTGGCCCGGAGCCCTGACGATCGTCGTGCGCGCCCAGCCGACACTGGCGTGGGACCTGGGGGAGACCAACGGCACCGTGGCGCTTCGGATGCCTGATGACGCGGTGGCACTGCGGCTGCTCAGCGAGGTCGGCCCGATGGCGGTCACGAGCGCCAACGTCACCGGTCAGCCGCCGGCCACGACGGCGCTCGAGGCCCAGGCCCAGCTCGGCGGCGCCGTCGCGCTCTATCTCGACGGGGGCGTGCGTGCCGACAGCTCTGCCTCCACCATCGTGGACTGCACGGGGGAGGAGCCGATCGTGCTGCGCCACGGTGCGCTCCCGGCCGAGCGGCTGCGCGAGGTGCTGGGTGCGACTGTGCTGCATGACAGCCCGCCGTCCGCTGCCGACGAGGAGACAGTCGCCGACGGAGATGCGGACGCCGCGGGAGAAGACGTGGTCGAGGACGCGGCCACGGACGGTCGGGTGAGGGGTCTGCACGTGGTCGCGGGGGTGCGTCCGAGCGGTCTGCCGGTGCGGTCTGGCGACCATCGGACCGTGCCGGCGCACCATTCACTACAGTGA
- a CDS encoding pentapeptide repeat-containing protein, producing the protein MPQLTDQRLSSHEVDTLTAGSGEPVELVRCDLSELRLRDVDLDDVSLTDCTLDGADLTGSRLSSATLRGGSATGVRLERCDLTDARFDQVDLSSAVLSGALLTDAQFHGCRMTGLVAEATRGLGVLLRGCNAYGAELPGLVLARREHTGTRFTEANLAGADLREAVLDGCVLLHADLTGANLDGADLRGADLGPCTRERLDALAGAILSSGQAIAALQDVSGAVVID; encoded by the coding sequence ATGCCGCAACTGACCGACCAGCGCCTGTCCAGCCACGAGGTCGACACACTGACGGCCGGGTCGGGCGAGCCGGTGGAGCTGGTGCGGTGCGACCTGTCGGAGCTGCGCCTGCGCGACGTGGACCTGGACGATGTCTCGCTCACCGACTGCACCCTCGACGGCGCCGACCTGACCGGGTCCCGGCTCTCCTCCGCGACGCTGCGTGGCGGCTCGGCGACCGGCGTCCGGCTCGAGCGCTGCGACCTGACCGACGCACGGTTCGACCAGGTCGACCTGTCCAGCGCCGTCCTCAGCGGGGCGCTGCTGACCGACGCGCAGTTCCACGGCTGTCGGATGACGGGTCTGGTCGCCGAGGCCACCCGAGGACTGGGTGTGCTGCTGCGGGGGTGCAACGCCTATGGCGCGGAGCTCCCGGGGCTGGTGCTCGCCCGGCGCGAGCACACCGGCACCCGCTTCACGGAGGCCAACCTGGCGGGGGCCGACCTGCGCGAGGCGGTCCTCGACGGGTGTGTCCTGCTGCACGCCGACCTCACCGGCGCCAACCTGGACGGGGCCGACCTGCGCGGCGCCGACCTGGGACCGTGCACCCGCGAGCGGCTCGACGCGCTGGCTGGTGCGATCCTGTCCAGCGGTCAGGCCATCGCTGCCCTCCAGGATGTGAGCGGCGCGGTCGTGATCGACTGA
- the prmC gene encoding peptide chain release factor N(5)-glutamine methyltransferase, with protein sequence MNPSTGAGRAGDLVRAAARELQAAGVASPRRDAEALLGHVLDRDQAELSRALLMGESVGEGERAAYDRLVAERAARVPLQHLTGQAHFRHLTLRVGPGVFVPRPETEVLVDLALTDLRERGRDRPVVVDLCTGSGAIALALAHEWPAAQVHAVELSEDAHAWAAANVERSGLALDLRLGDATVAFDDLVGAVDVVVSNPPYIPPGSVPVDPEVRDHDPEIALYGGGDDGLSVPLAVAQRAADLLVAGGVLVMEHADVQGEALVRALTAARVWSHVADHLDLTGLPRVTRAVRAPRS encoded by the coding sequence ATGAACCCCTCCACGGGCGCTGGCCGCGCGGGTGATCTGGTGCGCGCCGCGGCCCGCGAGCTGCAGGCCGCTGGAGTGGCCAGCCCTCGTCGCGACGCAGAGGCGCTGCTGGGCCACGTGCTGGACCGCGACCAGGCCGAGCTGAGCCGTGCCCTGCTCATGGGTGAGTCGGTGGGAGAGGGGGAGCGCGCGGCATACGACCGCCTGGTTGCCGAGCGCGCCGCCCGGGTCCCGCTGCAGCACCTGACCGGTCAGGCGCACTTCCGGCACCTCACGCTCCGGGTCGGCCCCGGTGTCTTCGTGCCGCGCCCCGAGACCGAGGTGCTGGTGGACCTGGCGTTGACCGACCTGCGCGAGCGGGGCCGGGACCGGCCGGTGGTCGTGGACCTGTGCACCGGCAGCGGGGCCATCGCCCTGGCCCTGGCGCACGAGTGGCCCGCCGCCCAGGTGCACGCGGTCGAGCTGTCCGAGGACGCGCACGCCTGGGCGGCCGCCAACGTCGAGCGCTCCGGCCTCGCCCTGGACCTGCGGCTAGGCGACGCGACCGTGGCCTTCGACGACCTGGTCGGCGCGGTGGACGTCGTGGTGAGCAACCCGCCCTACATCCCTCCGGGCAGCGTCCCGGTGGACCCCGAGGTGCGCGACCACGACCCAGAGATTGCGCTGTATGGCGGGGGTGACGACGGTCTGTCCGTCCCGCTCGCGGTGGCTCAGCGGGCGGCTGACCTGCTCGTGGCCGGCGGGGTGCTGGTGATGGAGCACGCCGACGTGCAGGGCGAGGCCCTGGTGCGGGCGCTCACTGCCGCGCGCGTGTGGTCGCACGTCGCGGACCACCTCGATCTGACCGGACTGCCGCGCGTCACGCGAGCAGTGCGCGCCCCCCGGAGCTGA
- the prfA gene encoding peptide chain release factor 1, whose translation MSVVDVSAVAPLLEEYAAIEAQLADPTTHSDQVLLKKLNKRYAALSPTVAAFREWQEADGDVGAATEMAAEDPSFHDELPALRERVDAAAEHLHHLLLPRDPDDDRDVILEVKAGEGGAESALFAGDLVRMYLRYAERRHWKAQLLEATESDLGGYKDARVALTATGVPGPGEAPWARLKYEGGVHRVQRVPVTESQGRIHTSAAGVLVMPDVDDPAEVELDPHELKIDVFRSSGPGGQSVNTTDSAVRITHLPTGVVVSCQNEKSQLQNKESALRVLRSRLHQMAVEAADAEASVQRRSQVRTVDRSERIRTYNFPENRIADHRTGFKAYNLDQVLDGDLDAVVQSAVDADEAARMAALGDR comes from the coding sequence ATGAGTGTGGTCGACGTCAGCGCCGTGGCACCGCTGCTGGAGGAGTATGCCGCGATCGAGGCGCAGCTGGCGGACCCCACCACGCACTCCGACCAGGTCCTGCTCAAGAAGCTCAACAAGCGCTATGCCGCGCTCAGCCCCACCGTCGCCGCGTTCCGCGAGTGGCAGGAGGCGGACGGTGACGTCGGCGCCGCGACCGAGATGGCCGCCGAGGACCCGTCGTTCCACGACGAGCTTCCTGCCCTGCGGGAACGGGTCGACGCGGCCGCCGAGCACCTGCACCACCTGCTCCTGCCCCGGGACCCCGATGACGACCGCGACGTGATCCTGGAGGTCAAGGCGGGGGAGGGCGGTGCCGAGTCGGCGCTGTTCGCCGGCGACCTGGTGCGGATGTATCTGCGCTATGCCGAGCGTCGTCACTGGAAGGCCCAGCTGCTCGAGGCCACCGAGTCCGACCTGGGCGGCTACAAGGACGCCCGCGTGGCACTGACGGCCACCGGTGTCCCCGGCCCGGGGGAGGCGCCGTGGGCCCGGCTGAAGTATGAGGGCGGCGTCCACCGCGTCCAGCGGGTGCCGGTCACTGAGAGCCAGGGCCGCATCCACACCTCTGCCGCCGGCGTGCTGGTGATGCCCGACGTCGACGACCCGGCCGAGGTCGAGCTCGACCCGCACGAGCTCAAGATCGACGTGTTCCGCTCCAGCGGCCCCGGCGGCCAGTCGGTCAACACCACGGACTCGGCGGTGCGCATCACCCACCTGCCGACCGGCGTGGTCGTCTCCTGCCAGAACGAGAAGTCGCAGCTGCAGAACAAGGAGTCGGCGCTGCGGGTGCTGCGCTCGCGCCTGCACCAGATGGCGGTCGAGGCAGCCGACGCGGAGGCGTCGGTCCAGCGTCGCAGCCAGGTCCGCACGGTCGACCGCAGCGAGCGGATCCGCACCTACAACTTCCCGGAGAACAGGATCGCCGACCACCGCACCGGGTTCAAGGCCTACAACCTCGACCAGGTGCTGGACGGTGACCTGGACGCGGTGGTCCAGTCGGCGGTCGACGCCGACGAGGCCGCCCGGATGGCCGCCCTCGGTGACCGGTGA
- the rpmE gene encoding 50S ribosomal protein L31, which translates to MKKNIHPEYAETRVTCNCGAQFVTRSTAPSGSIHAEVCSQCHPFYTGKQKILDTGGRVARFQERYGKKAESK; encoded by the coding sequence GTGAAGAAGAACATCCACCCCGAGTACGCCGAGACTCGGGTGACCTGCAACTGTGGCGCGCAGTTCGTCACGCGCAGCACCGCACCGTCCGGCTCGATCCACGCTGAGGTCTGCAGCCAGTGCCACCCGTTCTACACGGGCAAGCAGAAGATCCTGGACACCGGTGGCCGCGTCGCCCGCTTCCAGGAGCGCTACGGCAAGAAGGCCGAGAGCAAGTAG
- the ald gene encoding alanine dehydrogenase, translating into MKIGVPREVKVQEGRVAITPVGVHELVAHGHEVVIETGAGTDSSIGDDDYAAAGAQILPEAGAVWESADLVMKVKEPIASEYPHLREGQLLFAYLHLAANKELTQELLARKVTAIAYETVQLSSGLLPLLYPMSEVAGCLAPQVGAYHLLKARGGRGVLLGGVGGVASAKVVVLGAGVSGQKSANIALGMGADVTLLDTDLEKLRMSFWRYNNRVHGLASSKLAVEQHVQEADLVIGAVLVAGARTPTLVSNDLVSRMKPGSVLVDIAVDQGGCFEDSRATTHEDPTFQVHGSTFYCVGNMPGAVPNTSTVALTNATLPYAVALANLGWAAACRADPALAGGLNAHDGILTNRPVGEAVGLDAVTPDTVLAD; encoded by the coding sequence ATGAAGATCGGTGTGCCCCGCGAGGTCAAGGTCCAGGAGGGTCGCGTCGCCATCACCCCGGTGGGGGTGCACGAGCTTGTGGCCCACGGGCACGAGGTCGTCATCGAGACCGGTGCCGGGACCGACTCCTCGATCGGCGATGACGACTATGCCGCGGCCGGGGCGCAGATCCTGCCCGAGGCGGGCGCGGTGTGGGAGTCGGCGGACCTGGTCATGAAGGTCAAGGAGCCGATCGCCTCCGAGTACCCGCACCTGCGGGAGGGCCAGCTCCTCTTCGCCTATCTGCACCTGGCCGCCAACAAGGAGCTGACCCAGGAGCTCCTGGCGCGCAAGGTCACCGCGATCGCCTACGAGACCGTGCAGCTGAGCTCTGGCCTGTTGCCGCTGCTCTATCCGATGTCGGAGGTTGCCGGTTGCCTGGCCCCCCAGGTCGGGGCCTACCACCTGCTCAAGGCGCGGGGTGGGCGTGGCGTGCTCCTCGGCGGGGTCGGTGGGGTTGCCAGTGCCAAGGTGGTCGTCCTCGGCGCCGGGGTGTCCGGCCAGAAGTCGGCCAACATCGCGCTCGGCATGGGTGCTGACGTCACGCTGCTGGACACCGACCTCGAGAAGCTGCGGATGTCGTTCTGGCGCTACAACAACCGGGTCCATGGCCTGGCCTCCTCCAAGCTGGCGGTCGAGCAGCACGTCCAGGAGGCGGACCTGGTCATCGGCGCGGTGCTGGTGGCCGGCGCCAGGACCCCCACGCTGGTGAGCAACGACCTGGTCTCGCGCATGAAGCCCGGGTCTGTCCTGGTCGACATCGCGGTGGACCAGGGCGGCTGCTTCGAGGACTCGCGGGCCACCACCCACGAGGATCCGACCTTCCAGGTGCACGGCTCCACGTTCTACTGCGTGGGCAACATGCCCGGAGCGGTGCCCAACACCTCCACCGTCGCGCTGACCAACGCGACCCTGCCGTATGCCGTGGCGCTGGCCAACCTCGGCTGGGCGGCAGCCTGCCGGGCCGACCCGGCCCTCGCGGGCGGTCTCAACGCGCATGACGGCATACTGACCAACCGCCCGGTCGGGGAGGCTGTCGGCCTCGACGCTGTCACCCCGGACACTGTCCTGGCGGACTGA
- the rho gene encoding transcription termination factor Rho: MTDTTKTAAPTRAGGNLSAMRVAELQALAGSMGITVSPKMRKADLVEAIRARGGASADGAGRQARSASSAESGTSTPSSTSTPAEQSSTDGAQETPEAGQRPQRRSRRVAAAAGAPAARRTESDSADRGSEASSAPAEEQAAPQRAEREGQDGRQTERDNRRGDNDAQAESAQGDDESRQDRNRQDNRRDNRQGGNRNQGGDNRQGGGGDNRNQGGDDNRNQGGDDNRNQGGDDNNRNQGRNRNQGGDDNRNQGDDNRSQGGNRNQGGDDNNRNQGGNRNQQGGNQNQQGGNQNRRYDDDEDGGRSGRRRSRQRGRDRKRGRSQGGDNYAEEQESTYTEEDVLVPVAGVLDVLDSYGFIRTTGYLPGPSDVYVPMGMVRKNGLRKGDAVTGAIKAGDQQQHSGGRGDRQKYNALVRLDSVNGQSPEEAKARPEFAKLTPLYPQDRLRLETEQKNLTTRMIDLVSPIGKGQRGLIVSPPKAGKTLVLQSIANAITQNNPEAHLMIVLVDERPEEVTDMQRTVKGEVIASTFDRPAEDHTTVAELAIERAKRLVEMGGDVVVLLDSITRLGRAYNLAAPASGRILSGGVDSSALYPPKRFFGAARNIEHGGSLTILATALVETGSKMDEVIFEEFKGTGNMELRLSRQLADRRIFPAIDVNPSGTRREEILMGGDELKIMWKLRRVLSALDSMQAVELLLDRLRKTKSNHEFLVQVQQTSSIKLDDED, from the coding sequence GTGACAGACACCACCAAGACCGCTGCACCGACACGTGCGGGGGGCAACCTCAGCGCGATGCGCGTCGCTGAGCTGCAGGCTCTCGCCGGGAGCATGGGCATCACCGTCTCCCCGAAGATGCGCAAGGCGGACCTCGTCGAGGCCATCCGTGCGCGCGGCGGGGCCTCGGCGGACGGCGCCGGGCGGCAGGCACGCTCCGCGAGCAGTGCCGAGAGCGGCACCTCAACGCCGAGCAGCACGTCGACCCCCGCGGAGCAGAGCTCCACGGACGGGGCGCAAGAGACCCCGGAGGCCGGGCAGCGTCCGCAGCGTCGTTCGCGCCGCGTCGCGGCCGCAGCCGGTGCGCCGGCCGCCCGCCGCACGGAGTCCGACTCCGCCGACCGCGGCAGCGAGGCCTCCTCGGCCCCGGCCGAGGAGCAGGCCGCTCCGCAGCGTGCTGAGCGCGAGGGTCAGGACGGCCGCCAGACCGAGCGCGACAACCGCCGGGGCGACAACGACGCCCAGGCCGAGAGCGCCCAGGGTGACGACGAGAGCCGTCAGGACCGCAACCGCCAGGACAACCGCCGGGACAACCGTCAGGGTGGCAACCGCAACCAGGGCGGGGACAACCGTCAGGGTGGTGGCGGCGACAACCGCAACCAGGGTGGCGACGACAACCGCAACCAGGGCGGGGACGACAACCGCAACCAGGGTGGCGACGACAACAACCGCAACCAGGGACGCAACCGCAACCAGGGCGGCGACGACAACCGCAACCAGGGCGACGACAACCGCAGTCAGGGTGGCAACCGCAACCAGGGCGGCGACGACAACAACCGCAACCAGGGCGGCAACCGCAACCAGCAGGGCGGCAACCAGAACCAGCAGGGCGGCAACCAGAACCGCCGCTATGACGACGACGAGGATGGTGGCCGCAGTGGCCGTCGCCGCAGCCGTCAGCGGGGCCGGGACCGCAAGCGCGGGCGCAGCCAGGGTGGGGACAACTACGCCGAGGAGCAGGAGAGCACCTACACCGAGGAAGACGTGCTGGTGCCCGTCGCCGGTGTGCTCGACGTCCTGGACAGCTATGGCTTCATCCGCACGACCGGCTACCTGCCCGGGCCCAGCGACGTCTATGTCCCGATGGGCATGGTCCGCAAGAACGGCCTGCGCAAGGGTGACGCCGTCACCGGTGCCATCAAGGCCGGCGACCAGCAGCAGCACTCCGGTGGCCGTGGCGACCGGCAGAAGTACAACGCGCTCGTCCGGCTCGACTCGGTCAACGGCCAGAGCCCGGAGGAGGCCAAGGCACGCCCGGAGTTCGCCAAGCTGACGCCGCTCTATCCGCAGGACCGCCTGCGCCTGGAGACCGAGCAGAAGAACCTGACGACCCGGATGATCGACCTGGTCAGCCCGATCGGCAAGGGCCAGCGCGGTCTGATCGTCTCCCCGCCGAAGGCCGGCAAGACCCTGGTGCTGCAGTCGATCGCCAACGCGATCACGCAGAACAACCCGGAGGCGCACCTGATGATCGTCCTGGTGGACGAGCGTCCGGAGGAGGTCACGGACATGCAGCGCACGGTCAAGGGTGAGGTCATCGCCTCCACCTTCGACCGCCCTGCCGAGGACCACACCACGGTGGCCGAGTTGGCCATCGAGCGTGCCAAGCGTCTGGTCGAGATGGGCGGCGACGTGGTCGTCCTGCTCGACTCGATCACCCGCCTGGGTCGTGCCTACAACCTCGCGGCTCCCGCCAGTGGCCGGATCCTGTCCGGTGGTGTCGACTCCAGCGCCCTCTATCCGCCGAAGCGCTTCTTCGGAGCCGCCCGCAACATCGAGCACGGTGGCTCGCTGACCATCCTGGCGACGGCGCTCGTGGAGACCGGCTCCAAGATGGACGAGGTCATCTTCGAGGAGTTCAAGGGCACCGGCAACATGGAGCTGCGGCTGTCCCGCCAGCTGGCGGACCGCCGCATCTTCCCGGCCATCGACGTCAACCCCTCCGGCACCCGCCGCGAGGAGATCCTGATGGGTGGGGACGAGCTCAAGATCATGTGGAAGCTGCGTCGCGTGCTCTCCGCGCTTGACTCCATGCAGGCCGTCGAGCTGCTGCTGGACCGCCTGCGCAAGACCAAGTCCAACCACGAGTTCCTCGTGCAGGTGCAGCAGACCTCCTCGATCAAGCTGGACGACGAGGACTGA